The following nucleotide sequence is from Pedobacter sp. PACM 27299.
GGTAATGCACCGGACGAAGGAACTTCAAGTTTCTTCCTGGATATGAACGAATAATTTTATACCAAAACGATTTATGGAAAAGATTTTAACTGCTGATCAGTCAGCTAAGGGGCGTTTAGTGTCTTTAGATGTGATGCGAGGGATGATTATGATCCTGCTTTGTGCAGAGAGTTGCAGAGTTTATGAAGCAATCATGCAAATTGATCCTGAACAGCCCATGGGTGGCTTGATCACCCAGTTTTTTCATCACCCATGGCATGGGCTGCGCTTTTGGGATTTGGTTCAACCGGCCTTTATGTTTATGGCAGGAGCCGCAATGTATATTTCTTACAGCCGTAAATTGGAAAAAGGACAAAGCTGGGGCGATAACCTGCCGCATATCCTGATTCGTAGCTTAAAGCTTTTTATCTGCGGGGTAGCCTTACATTGCATTTATGCAGATAAGCCCGTTTGGGAGCTTTGGAATGTGCTGACGCAATTGTCGTTCACGATGATCATTGCTTACCTGATCATCAACAGGTCTTCTACCTGGCAGTTGCTCTTTTCCATTTGCCTGCTGCTGCTTACTGAAGTTTTGTATCGCGGTTTGCTGATGCCTGGTTTCGACCAGCCTTTTGCGGAAGGGAAGAATTTTGGGTCTTATGCAGATACTTTGCTGATGGGTAAAATCAACAGTGATGGTTGGGTAGCGATCAATTGCATCCCAACTGCGGCGCATACCATTTGGGGGGTGCTGGCAGGTAAATTACTGATCTCCGGTAATACTGCCAGCTACAAAATAAAGACCCTGGTGATCATGGGAATCATTGCGCTGATTTTTGGCTTCAGTCTGGATCTGTCTGGGATTACACCGATCATCAAACGCATCAGCACCAGTTCGTTCGTGTTGGTTTCGGGAGGCTGGGTACTGTTGATTTTGGCTGCTGTATACTGGCTGGTGGATGTCAAAAACAATGTAAAATATGCCTGGATCTTTACGGTAGTCGGCATGAACGCCATATTTATCTACCTGTTCTTTGAAACGGTAGGTGTACAGTGGCTAAATGGCAAGGTGGCGATTTTTTCAGGCGATTTGTTACATCTGTTCTTAAATGTGCCCCTAAACGTAGCCGCAGTTGTATCGGCCCTAACAGTGCTGCTTGTCGAGTGGGTCCTGTGCTACTGGCTTTATCAGCGAAATATCTTTTTTAAACTATAGAAATCCTCATAAACAGAAGATCATGATCAAAAAAAATATATGGTATGCCCTCAGCATTTGTCTGGCGGTAATGGTGCTATTTGTTTCCTGTAAAAATCAGGAAGATAGCCTGGTTAATATTGAGAAGGTAAACTTAAGTTATGCGGAAAGTACGGAAGATTTCCCGAATCCGGAGCGTGGCTTCTACCGATATTCTGAAGTAAATTCCAGTAACTATGAAGTATTGTCGGCAGAAGAACTGAAAGGATACCGCTCCCCTCAATCTATCCAAAGTGCAAATTACAAGGTGTCCAGTACGCTGGTTTTCAGGTATTATATTCTGGATGATGTAGTCAGTACCGCCATATCAGCCTCCTTTATTTCCAATATTAAAAAGGATTTTGAGGCAGCAAGAACAGCGGGTGTTAAGCTGATCCCTCGTTTTGTCTATACTGCTACAGCTAAGCCTGGGAACTGTCCGGAAGGTTTCATCTGTCCATTATATGGTGATGCACCTAAAGCAATCATTCTGAATCATATCACACAGCTAAAACCAGTTCTGCGCGAAAATGCGGATGTAATTGCCTGTGTGCAGCTGGGTTTTATCGGAACCTGGGGGGAGCAATACTACAGCGATTTCTTCGGCGATGCCTCCAGCAATGGTGGACAGGGCAATAAACTGCTGGACAACAACTGGAGAGACCGGATTGAAGTGATCAAAGCCCTGCTTGACGCCGTACCTGCCGACAGGATGATCCAGCTACGTTACCCACAGATTAAGCAGCGTTATATTTATGGCATTAATTCTCTGATTACCTCAGCAGCGCTAACAGAGAGCAATGCTTTTAATCAAAGTGATATCGCGCGTTTGGGCTTCCATAACGATTGTTTTATGGCAAGTGTTAACGATTTTGGTACTTACGAAGATTACGGCAACAGTTCAACGCCACGCACATCCGATGGAACGGTCATCAACACTTTGAAGGATTACTTTAAAGCCGACAGCAAATTTGTAGTTGTGGGCGGGGAAACCTGTTCTGACGACTATAGCCCTGCTAACGATTGCGAGCCTGCTGGCAAAATACAGGCAGAATTGGCATCGCTGCATTACAGTTTTATTAATGCCCATTATAACAATGCCGTTAATAACGATTGGCAGGACGGGGGCTGTATGGATAATATTAAACGTAATCTGGGTTATCGCTTCGTATTGCAAACTGCTGCACTGCCCGATAATGCGGTAAAAGGAACGGTAATGAACATCACTCTGAACCTTAAGAATGTGGGTTATGCATCGCCATATAACAAACGTCCCTTGAAACTGGTACTGCGCAATACTGCAAGTGGCGAGGTTAAATCCTTCGGGCTCTCCGCAGATGTCAGGAAATGGTACTCTGGAGTGGTAACGGTTACTGAAGGTGTTCCGATTCCTGCTGATTTTCCGGCAGGTGATTATGAGATGCTGATTCAACTGCCAGATGCTTATGCCAGCATTGCGGCAAGGCCGGAGTTCAGTATCCGTCTGGCAAATGCGAATGTTTGGGAGGCCGCTACAGGTTACAATAAACTGAACCATACCGTAAAAATTAACTAAACCGTACCCGGAAAATCAACCCATAAATCCAAGTAAATGATCAAGGTCTTTAAAATATATTTGTTATTCAATTTTTTGTTTTGCGTATGGGCTTTGCCGCTTTATGCGCAAACCAGTCTGACGATTAAAGCCGGAGAGCAGTGGTTTGGCGGTGCGGTAAATGAAGCCCATCTGATGCCCTTTAAAGAGGGCTATAGTCTGGATATGTACGGCGATACCCGTGGAAATCAGGCGGTACCACTACTAGTGTCTACTAAAGGGAGGTTCATTTGGAGTGAAACACCATTTAAGTTCAGCTTCGAGAAAAACCAACTGCTGATCAGTCATACGAAAAGTATGGTCACTATTGATTCCGCAGGTAAAAATCTGAAAGAAGCATTTGGCAATGCCTCAAAGCGATTCTTTCCTGCGAAAAATAAACTGCCCGATACCTTGCTATTTAGCAAACCTCAATACAATACCTGGATAGAGCTGGTTTATAACCAAAACCAACAGGACATCTTAAATTATGCCAGGGCGATCATAGATAATGGTTTTCCGCCGGGTGTATTGATGATTGATGACAACTGGGCGGATTATTATGGCCGGTTCGATTTTAGGGCAGACCGGTTTACAGACGCAGCGGCGATGGTAGATACCCTGCACCAATTAGGTTTTAAAGTGATGCTTTGGATGAGCCCGTTTGTATCGCCGGATACGGAAGTTTTCAGGGAATTAATGGCCAAAAAACTACTGATTTTAGACAATGGGGGGGTGCCCGGTAACACCTGGGCTAAAGCAGAGAAAGCCGCGATCATTCCCTGGTGGAATGGCTATAGTTCGGTTCTTGATTTCAGCAATCCTGAAGCAAAGATATGGTTCCTCAGCCGACTGGAACATATGGTAAGTACCTATCACCTGGATGGCTTTAAGTTTGATGCCGGGGATGCTGAATTTTATCCGCCTAATGCTTTGGCCTTTAAAAGTGTAAGCCCAAATGAGCACAGCAGACTTTGGGGCGAAATCGGTTTGTCCTATCCGCTGAATGAGTACCGCGCGATGTGGAAGATGGGGGGCGAAGCCCTGGTACAACGCTTACGCGATAAAAAACACAATTGGGAAGACCTCCAAAAACTCATACCGCACCTTTTGACCGCTGGTTTATTAGGTTATCAGTTTACTTGTCCGGATATGATCGGGGGTGGAGAGTATGGTTCGTTCATAGGAAAAGATAAACTGGATGAACAACTCGTGGTGCGATCTGCACAGTGCTCGGCATTAATGCCAATGATGCAATTTTCTGCAGCGCCCTGGCGTGTGCTTTCAAAATCAAACCTGGCGGCAGTTAAAAAAGCGGTAGATATCAGGGCAAAGTACACACCATACCTGATGGAAGTGGCAAAGAATGCAGCTGCAACCGGCGAACCCATTACCCGCAGTATGGAGTATGAATTCCCTGATCAGGGTTTTGCTGAGGTAAAAGGACAATTCATGCTGGGCAGCAAGTACCTGGTGGCGCCGATGCTCGCTGCTGTTGGTAAAAAGGCTGTTTACCTGCCAAAAGGTAACTGGAAGGACGATCAGGGCAAAAAGCTAAAAGGCCCGTTAACCATGATCATGGAGGTAGCCCTGGATCGGCTGCCCATATTTGAACGTATTAACCACTGAAGAATTAGTTAAAGCTGATGAACCTACCTATTTATAATTAAACGATAAACCAAAAACCTTTTCATTTTGAACACTATACAAAATCTATTCGAAATTACTGCTAAGTTTAGATGTCATGTCGATATCTCTACGCTGAAATCTTATGGGACAGGACATATTAATGACACCTATCGTCTGAAAAATCTTGCGACAGAAGAGTATGATTACCTGCTTCAGAAGATCAACCATAATGTATTTAAAAATGTACCCAAACTCATAGAAAACATGTGCAGGGTGATTGCACATCTTAAAAAGGAAATGCTGATTTCAGGAGAGGGCGATCCTGAAAAAGAGGTGATGACGCTCGTTGCCACAAAAGAAGGCCCTTATTTTTATCAGGATAGCAATGGGGCATATTGGCGAATGTGCCATTTTCTAAAGGATACCAAGACCTACGATGTGGTAGAAACAGAGCAACAGGCTTATGAAGGTGGAAAAGCCTTCGGGAAATTCCAGTACATGCTTTGTGACCTCTCAGCTGACCTGATGTATGAGGTGATCCCTGATTTTCATCATATCGGGAAAAGGCTGGGACAGCTGGAGCAGGCAAGGGCTGAAGATCCGCTAGGCCGTGTTGCGCTCGTATCTGAGGAGCTGAAAACCATAGATGCCAGTTCTGGATCAATGTCGTATTTTCAACAGGAAGAGCAGCTGCTTACTTTGCCGAGACGTGTCATCCATTACGATACCAAATTCAATAATGTGCTGTTAAATTTAGAGGATAGGGCACAATGTGTGATCGATCTGGACACGGTAATGGCAGGCTATGTGGCTTACGACTTTGGCGACGCGATCCGCACGATCATCAATAGCACTACAGAGGATGAGGAGGAATTGTCCAACATCAAACTAAATATTCCATTGTTTAATGCCTATACCAAAGGGTATATGGAACAGGCCAGGCTATTCATTAACGAATGCGAACTGAGGTCTTTGATGAAAGGAGTGCTTCTGCTGCCTTACATGCAGGCCGTTCGGTTTCTGACGGATTATATCAATGGAGACCGTTATTACAAAATAGAATCCACACACCATAACCTTCAGCGGACCAGAGCACAGCTTAAATTACTGAAAGAGCTGTTTGAACATTCCGAATCTATGGAAGACAGCATTTACACAGAGGCCAGGAAACACCAGTTAATTAAAAATTAAAAAGATGAACAGAAGACATTTTTGTGCCAATGGATTAGTAGGATTGGCAGGGCTGACTTTGATGCCAGAGGCATTATTTGCAAATGCAAAAGACAAGATCCGCTTAGGTTATATTGGGGTGGGTTTAAGAGGTCGAAATCACATCAGTGAGGGGCTCCTTCGTTCTGATGTGGAGATCACCGCCATTTGCGACACTCAGGAAAGCTCCTTGAAATATTGTCGCGCGCAGTTTGTGAAAGCAGGGAAGAAATTGCCTGCTGAATATACCGGAGGGATTGATGCTTACAAGAAATTACTGGATCGTAAAGATATCGATGCAGTCATCATTGCGACACCATGGGAGTTCCATAAGGACCAGGCGATCAATGCCATGAGGGCTGGAAAATATGTGGGCTGTGAGGTAATTGCAGGCATTACCGTGGCAGACCATTGGGAAATCTTAAAGGCATATGAGGAAACAAATATCCCTTACATGACACTCGAAAACGTCTCTTATCGCAGGGATGTGCTTGCGGTATTAAATATGGTCAGGAACAATGTTTTCGGCGAACTGGTTCACCTGGAAGGCGGATATCAGCATGACCTGAGACCTGTTCTGTTTAATGATGGCGTAAATTTTAATGGCAAAGGCGGAGAATTTGGTCCTCATACTATTGGTGAGGCACAATGGCGGACACAATGGAATGCCGATCGGAACGGGGATATTTATCCTACCCATGGTGCTGGCCCAATTATGAATTACATCAATATCAACTGTGGCAATCAGTTTACAAACCTGGTTTCTTTTGCTTCAAAATCCAAGGGCTTGCACCGTTATATTGAGAAGGTATCTCCAGGAAATAAGAACCTCTCTGTGAACTTTAAAAATGGAGATTTGATTACGACCATGTTAAACTGTGCAAATGGAGAAACGGTGACCTTAACACATGACACGCATTTGCCAAGACCTTACTCCTTGGGATTCAGGGTGCAGGGAACTGAAGGTTTGTGGATGGATGTTGCGGATTCTATTTATGTAGAAGGGAAGTCCGGAACCTATGACGAATGGGATAAAGCGAAGACATGGCTGGATAAATACGACCATCCGCTATGGAAAAAGTACGAACATCTGGCCGAAGGTGCAGGTCATGGCGGAATGGACTGGTTTGTATTCAATGCTTTTGTGGAGTCGGTGAAACAGAAAAGACAAACCCCTATAGATATCTATGATTCCTTGACTATGAGTGTCATTACACCGCTATCCGAGCAATCTCTGAAAGAAGGGAATATGCCGCAGAAGTTTCCTGATTTTACCAAAGGAAAGTGGCAGGATGCCAAGCCAAAATTTGCACTAAATGACAGTGGTTTTTAGCCTGGACCTTTAATTATTTAACCCTTAAAACAGGAAAAGCCTCAGCGAATTGTGAGGCTTTTCCTGATCCTTATAATGGAGGATGGCGTCAGAATAAATATTGATCTTATTGACTGCGCTTATTGGATGGTATAACCAATGTAGACAAACACCGATGAATTCGACATCAGGCTTTTGTGAACTACATTGTTAAACTGCCAGCCAAAGCCACCTACTACATTTGTTGGTTCGTTATCCTTGGAGAAAAACACTCCTGTTCCCAGGTTGA
It contains:
- a CDS encoding acyltransferase family protein, yielding MEKILTADQSAKGRLVSLDVMRGMIMILLCAESCRVYEAIMQIDPEQPMGGLITQFFHHPWHGLRFWDLVQPAFMFMAGAAMYISYSRKLEKGQSWGDNLPHILIRSLKLFICGVALHCIYADKPVWELWNVLTQLSFTMIIAYLIINRSSTWQLLFSICLLLLTEVLYRGLLMPGFDQPFAEGKNFGSYADTLLMGKINSDGWVAINCIPTAAHTIWGVLAGKLLISGNTASYKIKTLVIMGIIALIFGFSLDLSGITPIIKRISTSSFVLVSGGWVLLILAAVYWLVDVKNNVKYAWIFTVVGMNAIFIYLFFETVGVQWLNGKVAIFSGDLLHLFLNVPLNVAAVVSALTVLLVEWVLCYWLYQRNIFFKL
- a CDS encoding DUF4832 domain-containing protein, encoding MIKKNIWYALSICLAVMVLFVSCKNQEDSLVNIEKVNLSYAESTEDFPNPERGFYRYSEVNSSNYEVLSAEELKGYRSPQSIQSANYKVSSTLVFRYYILDDVVSTAISASFISNIKKDFEAARTAGVKLIPRFVYTATAKPGNCPEGFICPLYGDAPKAIILNHITQLKPVLRENADVIACVQLGFIGTWGEQYYSDFFGDASSNGGQGNKLLDNNWRDRIEVIKALLDAVPADRMIQLRYPQIKQRYIYGINSLITSAALTESNAFNQSDIARLGFHNDCFMASVNDFGTYEDYGNSSTPRTSDGTVINTLKDYFKADSKFVVVGGETCSDDYSPANDCEPAGKIQAELASLHYSFINAHYNNAVNNDWQDGGCMDNIKRNLGYRFVLQTAALPDNAVKGTVMNITLNLKNVGYASPYNKRPLKLVLRNTASGEVKSFGLSADVRKWYSGVVTVTEGVPIPADFPAGDYEMLIQLPDAYASIAARPEFSIRLANANVWEAATGYNKLNHTVKIN
- a CDS encoding glycoside hydrolase family 31 protein; translated protein: MIKVFKIYLLFNFLFCVWALPLYAQTSLTIKAGEQWFGGAVNEAHLMPFKEGYSLDMYGDTRGNQAVPLLVSTKGRFIWSETPFKFSFEKNQLLISHTKSMVTIDSAGKNLKEAFGNASKRFFPAKNKLPDTLLFSKPQYNTWIELVYNQNQQDILNYARAIIDNGFPPGVLMIDDNWADYYGRFDFRADRFTDAAAMVDTLHQLGFKVMLWMSPFVSPDTEVFRELMAKKLLILDNGGVPGNTWAKAEKAAIIPWWNGYSSVLDFSNPEAKIWFLSRLEHMVSTYHLDGFKFDAGDAEFYPPNALAFKSVSPNEHSRLWGEIGLSYPLNEYRAMWKMGGEALVQRLRDKKHNWEDLQKLIPHLLTAGLLGYQFTCPDMIGGGEYGSFIGKDKLDEQLVVRSAQCSALMPMMQFSAAPWRVLSKSNLAAVKKAVDIRAKYTPYLMEVAKNAAATGEPITRSMEYEFPDQGFAEVKGQFMLGSKYLVAPMLAAVGKKAVYLPKGNWKDDQGKKLKGPLTMIMEVALDRLPIFERINH
- a CDS encoding phosphotransferase enzyme family protein, encoding MNTIQNLFEITAKFRCHVDISTLKSYGTGHINDTYRLKNLATEEYDYLLQKINHNVFKNVPKLIENMCRVIAHLKKEMLISGEGDPEKEVMTLVATKEGPYFYQDSNGAYWRMCHFLKDTKTYDVVETEQQAYEGGKAFGKFQYMLCDLSADLMYEVIPDFHHIGKRLGQLEQARAEDPLGRVALVSEELKTIDASSGSMSYFQQEEQLLTLPRRVIHYDTKFNNVLLNLEDRAQCVIDLDTVMAGYVAYDFGDAIRTIINSTTEDEEELSNIKLNIPLFNAYTKGYMEQARLFINECELRSLMKGVLLLPYMQAVRFLTDYINGDRYYKIESTHHNLQRTRAQLKLLKELFEHSESMEDSIYTEARKHQLIKN
- a CDS encoding Gfo/Idh/MocA family protein; this translates as MNRRHFCANGLVGLAGLTLMPEALFANAKDKIRLGYIGVGLRGRNHISEGLLRSDVEITAICDTQESSLKYCRAQFVKAGKKLPAEYTGGIDAYKKLLDRKDIDAVIIATPWEFHKDQAINAMRAGKYVGCEVIAGITVADHWEILKAYEETNIPYMTLENVSYRRDVLAVLNMVRNNVFGELVHLEGGYQHDLRPVLFNDGVNFNGKGGEFGPHTIGEAQWRTQWNADRNGDIYPTHGAGPIMNYININCGNQFTNLVSFASKSKGLHRYIEKVSPGNKNLSVNFKNGDLITTMLNCANGETVTLTHDTHLPRPYSLGFRVQGTEGLWMDVADSIYVEGKSGTYDEWDKAKTWLDKYDHPLWKKYEHLAEGAGHGGMDWFVFNAFVESVKQKRQTPIDIYDSLTMSVITPLSEQSLKEGNMPQKFPDFTKGKWQDAKPKFALNDSGF